One part of the Haliotis asinina isolate JCU_RB_2024 chromosome 2, JCU_Hal_asi_v2, whole genome shotgun sequence genome encodes these proteins:
- the LOC137272446 gene encoding leucine-rich repeat and immunoglobulin-like domain-containing nogo receptor-interacting protein 1-B produces MALRLLLLLLIVSLCSAQCPTGCSCIGRTSITCTGLTSFPTLAFPDVTALRLNNINSNIPPNAFAAMPRLQSISITNGNISSIARCAFSGIPTKSISISRVRIGNIASGAFQNLQNVARTISITYGQIDLISSHAFYRLSNLATLSIQRNNITTIQGYAFSRISSSRAFYFYYNNVTNLNDYAFASLNRTSFSSTSYFFQGSIMNVGCKALEGLKSVSYVTLRCDCDMVPLIQSSTSLGFVHCFSRSQLHDVISGSGDNCTVPSIPEPNSCTA; encoded by the coding sequence GCTCTTCGTCTtctactgctgttgctgattGTGAGTCTGTGTTCAGCCCAGTGCCCGACCGGATGTTCCTGTATAGGCCGCACCAGCATCACCTGCACCGGCCTCACCTCCTTTCCCACCCTCGCCTTCCCCGACGTCACAGCTCTCCGTCtcaacaacatcaacagcaaTATACCCCCGAACGCCTTCGCAGCAATGCCCAGGTTGCAGTCCATCTCAATCACCAATGGCAATATCAGTTCCATTGCCAGATGTGCCTTCAGCGGAATTCCCACGAAGTCAATTTCAATCTCCAGAGTTCGCATCGGTAACATCGCATCTGGTGCCTTCCAAAACCTACAAAATGTTGCCAGAACAATTTCAATCACATACGGGCAGATTGACTTGATCTCATCCCACGCTTTCTACAGACTGTCAAACCTCGCGACCCTCAGCATTCAACGCaacaacatcaccaccatccaAGGATATGCCTTCAGCAGGATATCAAGCAGCAGGGCCTTCTATTTCTACTACAACAACGTCACCAACCTCAACGACTACGCTTTCGCCTCACTGAATAGAACGTCCTTCTCCTCAACCTCTTACTTCTTCCAAGGATCCATCATGAACGTGGGCTGCAAGGCGCTGGAAGGTCTGAAGTCTGTATCTTATGTCACCCTCCGGTGTGACTGTGACATGGTGCCTCTCATCCAAAGCTCGACCTCCCTCGGCTTCGTCCACTGCTTCAGCCGGTCACAACtacatgacgtcatttccggtAGCGGGGACAACTGCACAGTGCCATCTATTCCAGAGCCAAATTCTTGTACAGCTTGA